One Ogataea parapolymorpha DL-1 chromosome VI, whole genome shotgun sequence DNA window includes the following coding sequences:
- a CDS encoding Peptide transporter PTR2 has translation MFSEQDSLKYFIEESDDSLLPKSSGLELSSMNLVSNTKHAQKVAIHELQDLEDLDPEDSSLRKIPGSIPPVAYLICLVELAERASYYGLTGCLNNFIQRPLPPGSTTGSVLDPTSDESAGALGLGLGVASFLTQMLSFLAYITPLYGGYVADTKYGKFKSVWVGVTIGFFAHMVLVAASLPFVIKTVWLSLLLTIISIIGIGFSAGYIKPNLFPLLVDQYAIDGNYIKVLPTGERVIVDRDATLERMSLIYYFFINFGCFVAIFSSIIERAFGFWMTYGFTALVYSVLPIMLIYLKPRLHLSEPTGVSIFEEVILLVKELFQSDWLSRMRHGQFWSIQISAATQKLAPSVTIEDLHTTVQSCAIFLYFIIFNLNDGSIASIQINQAGSMRTSGIPNDMFQSFNPLAILIIIPIQDYLLYPFLRKRRLTFHPIHKITVGFCISATGTLVGAYLQYLIYTRSECGWEGASECEKVAPISAWWCSLMFGLQATGECFATVTAYELAYTMSSPAMKSFVVALFLCSNAISSIVGEMISFWAHDPNLYAIFMSCALLGYGFALVFLVQFRNLHKQLNN, from the coding sequence ATGTTTTCCGAGCAGGACTCGCTGAAGTACTTCATTGAAGAATCCGACGATTCTTTACTTCCCAAGAGCAGCGGCCTGGAGCTTTCGAGCATGAATCTTGTCTCAAATACCAAGCATGCTCAGAAAGTGGCTATCCACGAGCTGCAGGACTTAGAGGACCTCGATCCCGAAGACAGCTCACTGCGCAAAATACCCGGATCTATCCCGCCTGTTGCATATCTGATCTGTTTGGTTGAGCTCGCCGAGAGAGCATCCTACTATGGACTTACCGGCTGTCTCAATAATTTTATACAAAGACCACTGCCGCCAGGCTCAACCACGGGCTCTGTGCTCGATCCAACCTCAGACGAGAGTGCAGGTGCTCTTGGTCTTGGACTTGGTGTCGCTTCATTTCTGACGCAGATGCTTAGCTTTTTGGCATATATCACTCCGTTGTATGGCGGATATGTCGCAGACACAAAATACGGCAAGTTCAAGAGCGTCTGGGTAGGCGTCACCATTGGTTTTTTTGCTCATATGGTGCTTGTCGCGGCTTCTTTGCCATTTGTGATCAAAACCGTCTGGCTCTCTTTGCTTTTGACAATTATCAGCATTATAGGTATTGGTTTCAGTGCGGGCTACATTAAACCAAATCTTTTCCCTTTGTTGGTGGACCAGTACGCCATTGACGGAAACTACATCAAGGTCCTTCCTACAGGAGAGAGGGTGATTGTGGACCGAGATGCCACGCTCGAGCGAATGAGTTTAATCTATTAtttcttcatcaacttTGGCTGCTTCGTGGCCATCTTTTCCTCCATTATCGAGAGAGCTTTTGGATTCTGGATGACGTATGGGTTCACTGCGCTCGTGTACTCTGTTCTTCCTATTATGCTTATTTACCTCAAACCTCGCTTGCATCTGAGTGAGCCAACAGGCGTGTCAATCTTTGAGGAGGTAATTCTTTTGGTCAAAGAGCTATTCCAATCTGACTGGCTCTCCAGAATGCGCCACGGCCAGTTCTGGAGCATCCAAATCTCGGCAGCTACGCAAAAACTGGCTCCTTCAGTGACAATTGAGGATCTGCACACCACGGTTCAATCTTGTGCCATTTTTCTGTATTTTATCATTTTCAACTTGAATGACGGGTCTATCGCCTCCATCCAGATTAATCAAGCCGGTTCAATGAGAACCAGCGGCATCCCCAATGACATGTTTCAGTCTTTTAACCCTCTAGCAATCCTGATAATCATCCCGATCCAAGACTATCTGCTATATCCATTTCTGCGCAAACGGCGACTGACATTCCATCCAATTCATAAAATAACCGTTGGATTTTGTATCTCGGCTACGGGTACACTTGTTGGGGCTTATCTCCAATATCTAATTTACACCCGTAGCGAATGTGGATGGGAAGGAGCCTCCGAATGTGAAAAAGTGGCTCCGATATCAGCTTGGTGGTGCTCCCTGATGTTTGGGCTACAAGCTACCGGAGAGTGCTTTGCGACTGTTACTGCTTACGAGCTAGCTTACACGATGTCATCTCCAGCAATGAAGAGCTTTGTGGTGGCCCTCTTCCTATGCTCAAACGCAATCTCGAGCATTGTCGGCGAAATGATTAGCTTCTGGGCACATGATCCTAATCTGTATGCCATCTTCATGAGCTGTGCGCTGCTTGGTTACGGGTTCGCTCTCGTGTTCCTTGTGCAGTTCAGAAACCTACATAAGCAATTGAATAATTGA
- a CDS encoding putative membrane protein: MGVSSFISGLIPLSVNFSASGLHLVSVFSVGLLISTAFVLIIPEGLEHYTVHEPIGLWLLTGFIVLFSINSITSIFSSNTNVPSQFEQSFQLSHLNDEFIRPLSPPESAQAQPQLERPFVASKREKNMLLAPFKNPRTLGLIIHALTDGIALASSIMSDSDDSVDFTSVFVVFAIFVHKLPTCFALSSLLLASGTSSKEILYHVGVFSSSSPIGAILTYLVVAFVINSNFNEAAGELLIFSGGAFLFVGFHALHETLDHNQSSKDRISQFKGLGLCLLGMIIPAFIALVRDEA, from the exons ATGGGGGTGAG TTCCTTCATTTCGGGCCTGATTCCATTATCCGTTAATTTCTCCGCTAGCGGTCTTCATCTGGTTTCCGTGTTTAGTGTGGGCCTACTAATCTCAACTGCATTCGTTCTTATCATTCCCGAAGGACTAGAACATTACACCGTTCATGAGCCGATAGGTTTATGGCTCCTGACCGGTTTTATCGTGTTATTCAGTATTAACTCCATTACTTCCATATTCAGCTCCAACACGAACGTTCCATCGCAATTCGAACAATCCTTTCAGCTATCGCATTTGAATGATGAATTCATACGACCATTGTCGCCTCCAGAGTCCGCACAGGCCCAGCCACAACTGGAACGACCATTTGTTGCTTCAaaacgagaaaaaaatatgctGTTAGCACCTTTCAAGAACCCAAGGACTTTAGGACTTATCATTCATGCTCTAACAGACGGTATTGCTTTGGCATCCTCCATAATGTCAGATTCAGACGACTCTGTGGACTTTAcctctgtgtttgtggtTTTTGCAATCTTTGTCCATAAACTACCTACTTGCTTCGCTCTATCCTCTCTGCTGCTTGCTAGTGGAACATCCAGCAAAGAGATCCTCTACCATGTTGGAGTTttctcatcatcatcaccGATCGGTGCAATCTTGACTTACTTGGTGGTGGCGTTCGTTATCAATAGCAACTTCAATGAGGCTGCTGGCGAGCTTCTGATCTTCAGTGGAGGAGCTTTTCTGTTTGTTGGTTTTCATGCACTTCACGAGACCCTGGATCATAACCAGAGTTCAAAAGATAGAATTTCGCAATTCAAGGGGCTTGGTCTGTGCTTACTGGGAATGATCATACCTGCATTTATTGCACTCGTTAGGGACGAGGCATAA
- a CDS encoding Porphobilinogen deaminase, with product MLSSPLHQSPLNKLHTIHSLGPAQLPQSQQKMSQTTNSASSTVKKEKVVYDSSASLFINKQSKSGPILAEAEEDLDIPNNTVRIGSRKSQLAVVQSEIVGIGIQKLYPKLQTPIVKLSTLGDQVQNKPLYSFGGKSLWTKELEVLLLQSFGEFEQIDMIVHSLKDMPTSLPDEFELGCILQREDPRDALVMRKDSPYKSLSDLPDGSVVGTSSVRRSAQLLKNHPNLRFKSIRGNLNTRINKLDAPDSDYACVILAAAGLIRINMGHRITQFLGPEEMLYAVGQGALGVEIRKNDPKMKKICQRLDCKSTSIRCRAERELLRTLEGGCSVPVGVWSDYNKDTHELYMKSVVLSVEGTQSVEKTLIRKVENFEEAVAFGHELALLLINGGAKAILDEINYDKINEVKQQGLTDV from the exons ATGTTGTCGTCACCACTTCACCAATCACCACTCAACAAGTTGCATACCATCCACTCACTAGGACCAGCACAATTGCCACAATCACAGCAAAAGATGTCCCAGACAACGAATTCCGCTTCTTCCACtgtgaagaaagaaaaggtTGTTTACGACTCGTCGGCATCACTTTTCATTAATAAGCAATCGAAATCTGGACCCATCCTTGCTGAGGCGGAGGAAGACCTTGATATTCCTAACAATACTGTTCGTATAGGCTCCAGAAAATCCCAACTGGCTGTCGTACAATCGGAAATTGTTGGTATAGGCATTCAAAAACTTTACCCAAAACTACAAACTCCAATTGTCAAATTGAGCACTTTGGGTGATCAAGTGCAAAACAAGCCGCTGTACTCATTTGGCGGTAAGTCGCTGTGGACCAAAGAGTTGGAGGTTCTTTTACTCCAGAGCTTTGGTGAGTTCGAACAAATAGACATGATTGTCCACTCGCTTAAAGACATGCCAACAAGCTTGCCAGACGAATTTGAACTCGGATGCATTCTCCAAAGAGAAG ACCCAAGAGACGCGCTAGTCATGAGAAAAGATTCTCCGTACAAGTCCCTTTCTGACCTACCCGACGGTTCTGTGGTGGGAACTTCGTCCGTTAGAAGATCCGCGCAGTTACTTAAGAACCATCCAAACTTGAGGTTCAAGAGCATCAGAGGAAACCTTAATACCAGAATTAACAAGCTTGATGCTCCAGATTCCGATTACGCATGTGTTATTCTGGCCGCTGCTGGCTTGATAAGAATAAATATGGGCCACAGAATCACGCAATTTTTGGGCCCGGAGGAGATGCTATACGCTGTTGGACAGGGAGCCCTTGGAGTTGAAATCCGTAAAAATGAtccaaaaatgaaaaaGATCTGCCAACGGTTGGACTGTAAGTCGACTTCGATCAGATGCCGTGCTGAAAGAGAACTCTTGCGCACTTTAGAAGGAGGATGCTCTGTTCCTGTGGGAGTTTGGTCAGATTATAATAAAGACACTCACGAATTGTACATGAAATCCGTTGTGCTCAGTGTCGAAGGAACTCAATCTGTTGAGAAGACTTTAATCAGAAAAGTGGAAAATTTCGAAGAAGCTGTTGCATTTGGTCATGAATTGGCATTGCTGTTAATTAATGGAGGCGCCAAAGCCATTCTAGATGAAATCAATTACGACAAAATTAATGAGGTCAAGCAACAGGGGCTTACAGACGTGTGA
- a CDS encoding Structural maintenance of chromosomes protein 5: protein MGTRLASQNGFDLNSFTKKLKLPYKPDLEQYDTGAILRVKLRNFMSYSLTEFHFGPKMNLIIGPNGTGKSTFVCAICIGLAGKLEYLGKSSMNVDHFIKSGQKEASIELELKAAEKFETVIVEREFVRKGKTSWYINKKLSNELQIKKLLKDFNIQLDNLCQFLPQDRVARFASLKPEELLKELERLYENGELLEQHNKLIELYSLRQEKIKALADIEFQLTSLREKRVSLEERAQQYQEYQLLEKELQRHETLRPYVELSTKKRAREELKKEAEEMSQRIKEFDKRILPMKEKLQQFHRNLGSTETRINEYTSLKEKYTKELEQSLGAIKEVNSDIQKLNDQRLSLATDLETHRKKWQQLSEELDTMTQKLDSLEILSKEEIQELRDRRASIQDKLLEEQEPIDGLETEKRALMRINEQLENRIKTSESSLKSKDRLLVLDSHRFGNIIKAVKLLRENRKKMKLEYFEPPIISLTVTDAKYGPALERCIRFQNQCAFTVRNNEDYKKLARFLYNENPDIGRNIGIRTLSENFSFQPRIHREEIKKYNFDGYLVDFVEGPREVIQMVCENDRIHNIPVSHRDIDASIKDALSYKIRNENFPMSEFIAGEAYYSFNKSSYGSKQVTANIRGFSSSRVSIFSGGLPDDKRLEIQHEIHECRHKISTNNQTLGNIVQKIKEKQGMLKDLVKERDDLTAKISRQTRAEKDREKYVTHIETFKDRMRVERKAINKIKHKETDGTASKLVTKIGKLEERKIEIYELIEPTISKICELDEKLLDAQIFAIQENNKFSTIESLNESILTTREEMLEKRNELRSAYVKAKEEYTQALKDYKALLETFSDEDRLELEKLVAGLQESDALTEEGLNAEISRIKSQMRLRRNGAGADSLKRLEEVEKEIQQYEQKLPELDVDVGILDRQIQDLVSVWRPKLDSVIRTIAKDFSENMKAVASAGDVQLDSESENFSEWKLKILVSFRDSHALMQLNAAQQSGGEKSATTAVFLNSLQGLTNTPFRVVDEINQGMDSKNERLIHELIVRKSCSARGSQYFLITPKLLTNLYYGTGMRVHCILAGRWCPDYEDKVEFLEMGVTDKYF, encoded by the coding sequence ATGGGCACTCGTCTAGCATCGCAGAATGGCTTTGATCTGAACTCCTTCACCAAGAAGTTGAAGCTACCCTATAAACCTGATTTGGAACAGTATGATACCGGTGCTATACTGCGGGTGAAGCTCCGCAACTTCATGTCGTACTCGCTCACAGAGTTTCACTTTGGCCCCAAAATGAACCTGATTATAGGACCTAATGGAACTGGAAAGTCCACTTTCGTCTGTGCTATATGTATTGGACTTGCAGGAAAGCTTGAATATTTAGGTAAGAGTTCTATGAATGTGGATCATTTCATCAAATCGGGACAAAAAGAGGCCAGTATTGAGCTAGAACTTAAGGCTGCTGAGAAGTTTGAAACAGTCATAGTTGAAAGAGAGTTTGTGagaaaaggaaaaacaAGCTGGTACATTAACAAGAAGCTTTCAAACGAGCttcaaatcaaaaaattgctGAAGGACTTCAATATCCAACTCGATAATCTGTGTCAATTTCTGCCTCAAGATAGAGTGGCAAGATTTGCATCACTCAAACCCGAAGAGCTACTCAAGGAGCTTGAAAGACTGTACGAAAATGGCGAGCTTCTGGAACAGCATAACAAGTTAATTGAGCTTTACTCTTTACGtcaagaaaaaataaaagctCTGGCCGACATAGAATTTCAGCTTACGTCCTTGCGAGAAAAGCGTGTATCATTGGAGGAACGTGCACAGCAATACCAAGAGTATCAGCTATTGGAGAAGGAGCTTCAAAGACATGAAACATTACGCCCTTATGTTGAGCTGAGTACCAAAAAACGTGCTCGTGAAgagttgaagaaggaggCAGAAGAAATGAGCCAGAGAATCAAAGAATTTGACAAAAGAATCCTCCCAATGAAGGAGAAATTACAACAGTTTCACCGAAATTTGGGCAGCACTGAGACGCGGATAAACGAATACACTTCCTTAAAAGAGAAATATaccaaagagcttgaacagAGTTTGGGAGCTATCAAAGAAGTTAACTCCGATATACAAAAATTGAATGATCAGAGACTCTCGTTGGCAACGGATCTTGAAACACACCGCAAGAAATGGCAGCAATTATCGGAAGAGCTTGATACTATGACGCAGAAATTGGATTCGCTCGAGATTCTCAGTAAGGAAGAAATACAGGAGCTTAGAGATCGCAGAGCATCCATTCAAGATAAACttttggaagaacaggAACCAATCGATGGTCTGGAGACAGAGAAAAGAGCATTGATGAGAATAAATGAACAGCTTGAGAACCGTATCAAGACGAGTGAGAGCAGTCTAAAGTCCAAGGACCGACTACTTGTTTTAGACTCACACAGATTTGGaaacatcatcaaggccGTTAAGCTCTTGAgagaaaacagaaagaaaatgaagcTGGAATATTTTGAGCCCCCGATTATCTCGTTGACTGTCACCGATGCGAAGTACGGGCCTGCTTTGGAACGGTGTATTcgcttccaaaatcaatGTGCCTTCACTGTGCGCAACAATGAGGACTATAAGAAGCTGGCACGCTTTCTATACAACGAAAATCCTGACATCGGACGCAATATTGGTATCCGTACCTTGAGCGAGAACTTCAGTTTTCAGCCACGCATCCACAGGGAAGAGATCAAGAAATATAACTTTGATGGATACTTGGTGGACTTTGTTGAAGGCCCACGGGAGGTGATTCAAATGGTATGCGAGAATGACAGAATTCATAATATCCCCGTTTCTCATCGCGATATCGATGCGTCCATCAAAGATGCTCTCTCCTATAAAATACGAAACGAGAACTTTCCTATGAGCGAGTTCATTGCTGGTGAAGCCTACTATTCGTTCAATAAGTCAAGCTATGGGTCTAAGCAGGTCACTGCAAACATCAGGGGCTTCTCCTCAAGCCGAgtctccattttctcaGGTGGTTTACCAGATGATAAACGATTGGAAATACAACATGAAATTCACGAATGCAGGCACAAAATATCAACGAACAATCAAACATTGGGAAATATTGTACAAaagatcaaggaaaaacaggGAATGCTTAAAGATTTGGTGAAGGAACGAGACGATTTGACGGCAAAAATTAGTCGCCAGACTAGAGCAGAAAAGGATAGAGAAAAATACGTCACTCACATTGAAACATTCAAGGATAGAATGAGGGTCGAGAGGAAGGCAATCAATAAAATAAAGCACAAGGAAACGGACGGAACTGCTTCAAAGCTGGTTACCAAAATAGGCAAATTGGAAGAGAGGAAGATTGAAATATATGAGCTGATTGAGCCAACGATATCAAAGATATGCGAATTGGACGAAAAACTCCTAGATGCTCAGATATTTGCGATCCAGGAAAACAACAAATTCAGCACCATCGAGTCACTGAATGAATCGATTTTGACAACACGTGAAGAAATGTTAGAGAAGAGAAATGAGCTCAGAAGCGCATATGTCAAAGCCAAGGAAGAATATACTCAAGCTCTGAAAGACTACAAAGCCTTGCTCGAGACCTTTTCTGATGAGGATCGTTTAGAGCTAGAAAAACTGGTTGCAGGGCTTCAAGAAAGCGATGCTTTGACGGAGGAAGGTCTCAACGCTGAGATCAGTAGGATCAAATCACAGATGCGTTTACGCCGAAACGGTGCGGGAGCAGACTCTTTAAAACGCCTggaagaggtggaaaaGGAAATTCAGCAATACGAGCAGAAATTGCCTGAATTAGATGTTGATGTTGGTATTCTTGATCGACAAATACAAGATCTTGTCTCGGTCTGGAGACCAAAACTCGACTCAGTGATTCGAACTATAGCAAAAGACTTTAGTGAGAATATGAAGGCCGTGGCCAGTGCCGGCGACGTGCAGCTTGATAGTGAGTCAGAGAACTTTTCGGAGTGGAAACTGAAAATCCTTGTTAGCTTCCGTGATAGCCATGCGTTAATGCAATTGAATGCGGCACAACAATCTGGAGGAGAGAAGTCTGCCACAACGGCTGTATTCCTGAACTCTTTACAGGGCCTCACGAATACGCCATTTCGTGTTGTTGACGAAATCAATCAAGGTATGGATTCGAAAAATGAGAGGCTTATCCACGAGTTGATTGTTCGCAAATCGTGCTCCGCACGTGGCTCACAATACTTTTTGATCACTCCTAAACTCCTTACGAATCTATACTATGGAACAGGAATGCGCGTACACTGCATTCTTGCTGGAAGATGGTGTCCTGACTATGAGGATAaggtggaatttttggagatgGGGGTGACGgataaatatttttga
- a CDS encoding copper-containing amine oxidase has translation MVAHPFDPISDAEIRLTSKVIKDSLNQSQKPHFCQIDRLDPPKKDMIRYLEAEKTGKPLPQISRITYAYFYLGTDFYKSLVNCTYGHLITTQKQPEGVVGPLVWEDVTAIEELLTVHPLVQAEIKKLRLPPSIKVVCDPWIYGTDDPKEKRLLIQCYMYLANASHPESNHYSLPLKFSPVFECLTKKFVRMDYLPSGVDEKFVTETEPWTKFPFVEYHPDLNGETPRPLKPLVVQQPEGPSFKIEGSKISWQGWEFYVVPTAREGFAIYDVHFKGRSVIYRLSLSEMTVPYGDPRPPYHRKQAFDLGDSGFGTTGNTLKLGCDCLGVIKYLDCSITDSKGQPKLVPSTVCLHEQDGGLLYKHMNYRTGGAVTARRREFVAQTIATVANYEYILNIIFDQAGEIRIHVRATGILSTMPIDEGLTVPWGTNVGPMVMAAYHQHLLSFRIDPAVDGYQNTVVYDDVEKMPAGTSFNPFGVGFVTKRSYVEKPGYVDQSPFTNRSYKIINENKINPISKRPVAYKIMMPAKQMLLADENSYNNKRAHFATQQVWVTKYRDNELFAAGEFTNQSQGDTGLKNWAYRNENVRNDNPVVWATLGFTHIPRVEDFPVMPVETHEIAIVPNDFFDKNPALDVPQSTQSFNRSEYYPEASSEEVCCKSSL, from the coding sequence ATGGTTGCTCATCCTTTTGATCCTATCAGCGACGCCGAAATCCGGCTCACTTCGAAAGTGATCAAGGACTCCCTCAATCAGTCGCAAAAGCCTCATTTTTGCCAGATCGACAGGCTCGACCCGCCAAAGAAGGATATGATCAGATACCTAGAGGCCGAAAAAACCGGGAAGCCACTTCCTCAGATCTCGAGAATCACCTACGCATACTTTTATCTGGGGACCGACTTTTACAAGTCTCTTGTCAATTGCACCTATGGACACCTGATCACCACTCAGAAGCAGCCAGAAGGAGTTGTTGGTCCTCTGGTTTGGGAGGATGTCACGGCAATAGAGGAATTGTTGACTGTGCACCCGCTGGTTCAAGCGgaaatcaagaagcttAGATTGCCACCATCCATCAAGGTGGTTTGTGATCCTTGGATCTATGGAACAGACGACCCTAAAGAGAAAAGACTGTTGATTCAATGCTACATGTATTTGGCCAATGCTTCGCACCCTGAGTCCAACCACTATTCCCTGCCCCTTAAATTCTCACCTGTTTTTGAGTGCTTGaccaagaagtttgtgAGAATGGACTATTTGCCTTCCGGAGTTGACGAGAAGTTTGTCACTGAGACTGAACCTTGGACCAAATTTCCGTTTGTCGAGTACCATCCGGATCTCAATGGCGAGACTCCAAGACCGCTCAAACCATTGGTTGTTCAGCAGCCAGAGGGCCCATCGTTTAAGATAGAAGGCTCGAAGATCTCCTGGCAAGGATGGGAATTCTACGTGGTGCCCACCGCTAGAGAGGGATTTGCAATTTACGACGTCCACTTCAAGGGAAGATCCGTTATCTACAGATTGTCTCTATCGGAGATGACTGTGCCTTACGGCGATCCAAGGCCACCATACCACAGAAAACAGGCATTTGACTTGGGAGATTCTGGCTTTGGAACAACCGGCAATACTCTCAAACTGGGCTGCGACTGTCTGGGTGTCATTAAATATCTAGACTGCTCCATCACGGACTCGAAAGGACAACCGAAATTAGTCCCAAGCACCGTTTGCTTGCATGAACAGGATGGCGGTCTGCTTTACAAACACATGAATTACAGAACTGGCGGTGCTGTCACcgccagaagaagagagtTTGTTGCTCAGACCATCGCCACAGTTGCAAATTACGAATACATTCTTAACATTATTTTTGATCAAGCTGGTGAGATCAGAATCCACGTTAGAGCAACAGGTATTTTGTCTACCATGCCAATTGACGAAGGACTCACCGTGCCTTGGGGTACCAATGTTGGACCTATGGTGATGGCTGCTTACCACCAGCACCTGCTTTCGTTCAGAATTGATCCTGCTGTGGATGGCTACCAAAATACTGTCGTCTACGACgatgttgaaaaaatgCCAGCCGGAACCAGCTTTAACCCTTTCGGTGTTGGCTTTGTGACGAAGAGGTCATACGTTGAGAAGCCAGGTTATGTTGATCAGTCTCCGTTCACCAACAGATCATACAAGATTATTAACGAGAATAAGATCAACCCAATCTCAAAGAGGCCGGTTGCGTACAAAATCATGATGCCGGCCAAGCAAATGCTGCTGGCGGACGAAAATTCGTACAACAACAAGAGAGCACATTTCGCTACTCAGCAAGTCTGGGTTACCAAGTATAGggacaacgagctgtttgctgCTGGCGAGTTCACCAACCAGTCACAGGGAGACACAGGTCTCAAGAACTGGGCCTACAGGAATGAGAACGTCAGAAATGATAATCCAGTGGTCTGGGCAACTCTCGGGTTCACTCATATCCCAAGGGTGGAAGATTTCCCTGTCATGCCCGTGGAGACACACGAGATCGCTATTGTGCCAAATGACTTCTTTGATAAAAATCCTGCGTTGGACGTTCCGCAGTCCACTCAAAGCTTCAACAGATCTGAGTACTATCCGGAAGCATCGTCAGAAGAGGTTTGCTGCAAATCTAGTTTGTAA